A single window of Usitatibacter rugosus DNA harbors:
- a CDS encoding sensor histidine kinase, whose product MLYEFLESHRSELIERCRTKASRRTAPLATQPEMELGIPLFLEQLIETLRIVQTGPERTTTGDPIRDLRSEITSGATTRGSDAFRHGYTVNQVVHGYGDLCQSITEIAGERHAPVSTSEFQTLNKCLDDAIADAVTEYARQRDTMVTERSDVATGERLGFLAHELRNFLNTAMLAFAAIKSGSVSIDGATAAVLDRSFTGLRDLVDHALTDVRLASGRPVQTLETIAVDGLISDVQVAASLEARTRGCHFAVYPVSRELQIQGDRQMLGSALSNLLQNAFKFTRLHSHVSLKAYTSGGRVLIEIEDQCGGLPKGKAESMFSSFEQNHADRSGLGLGLSIARRAIEAVDGVLRVRDMPGLGCVFTVDLPSFAPNPA is encoded by the coding sequence ATGCTCTATGAATTCCTCGAATCCCACCGCAGCGAGCTCATCGAGCGATGCCGCACCAAGGCCTCGCGCCGCACCGCACCGCTGGCGACGCAGCCCGAGATGGAGCTGGGCATTCCCCTCTTCCTCGAGCAGCTGATCGAGACGCTGCGCATCGTGCAGACCGGGCCGGAGCGCACGACCACCGGCGACCCGATCCGCGACCTGCGCTCCGAGATCACCTCCGGCGCCACGACCCGGGGATCCGACGCGTTCCGCCACGGCTACACGGTGAACCAGGTCGTGCATGGGTACGGCGACCTGTGCCAGTCCATCACCGAGATCGCGGGCGAGAGGCACGCCCCCGTGAGCACGTCCGAGTTCCAGACGCTCAACAAGTGCCTCGACGACGCGATCGCCGACGCGGTGACCGAGTACGCGCGCCAGCGCGACACCATGGTCACCGAGCGCAGCGACGTCGCCACGGGCGAGCGGCTGGGCTTCCTCGCCCACGAACTGCGCAACTTCCTCAACACCGCGATGCTCGCGTTCGCCGCGATCAAGAGCGGCAGCGTCTCGATCGACGGCGCCACCGCGGCGGTGCTCGACCGCAGCTTCACGGGGCTGCGCGATCTCGTCGACCACGCGCTCACCGACGTGCGCCTGGCTTCCGGCCGGCCGGTGCAGACGCTGGAGACCATCGCCGTCGACGGGCTCATCAGCGACGTGCAGGTCGCGGCGAGCCTCGAGGCGCGCACGCGCGGCTGCCACTTCGCCGTGTACCCGGTGTCGCGGGAGTTGCAGATCCAGGGCGACCGCCAGATGCTGGGCTCGGCCCTGTCCAACCTGCTGCAGAACGCATTCAAGTTCACGCGCCTGCACAGCCACGTCTCGTTGAAGGCGTATACGTCGGGCGGCCGCGTGCTGATCGAGATCGAGGACCAGTGCGGCGGCCTGCCCAAGGGCAAGGCCGAGTCGATGTTCTCGTCGTTCGAGCAGAACCATGCGGATCGCAGCGGCCTGGGGCTCGGCCTGTCGATCGCCCGCCGGGCCATCGAAGCGGTCGACGGCGTGCTGCGGGTGCGCGACATGCCCGGCCTGGGGTGCGTCTTCACCGTCGATCTGCCGAGCTTCGCTCCGAATCCCGCGTAG